One Amycolatopsis sp. NBC_00355 genomic window carries:
- a CDS encoding cytidine deaminase encodes MTSTVSSVDWDALRSRAIEAASHAYAPYSGLHVGVAGIVDDGRVVVGCNVENASYGLGLCAECTMAGQLRLSGGGKLVAVACRSGAGDLLMPCGRCRQILFELGGSACLVDTPSGILPMSDVLPDAFGPEDLP; translated from the coding sequence ATGACTTCCACTGTGTCCTCTGTGGACTGGGACGCGCTGCGTTCTCGCGCGATCGAGGCGGCTTCCCATGCGTACGCGCCTTATTCGGGCCTGCATGTCGGGGTCGCCGGGATCGTCGACGACGGCCGCGTGGTCGTCGGCTGCAACGTCGAGAACGCGTCGTACGGGCTCGGGCTCTGCGCGGAGTGCACGATGGCCGGCCAGCTGCGGTTGTCCGGCGGCGGCAAGCTCGTCGCCGTCGCGTGCCGCAGCGGCGCGGGTGACCTGCTGATGCCGTGCGGGCGCTGCCGTCAGATCCTGTTCGAGCTGGGCGGCTCCGCTTGCCTGGTGGACACGCCCAGCGGCATCCTGCCGATGTCGGACGTGCTGCCGGACGCCTTCGGCCCGGAAGACCTGCCGTGA
- a CDS encoding thymidine phosphorylase: MRAFSAVDVIRAKRDGGRLSDEQIDWVVDAYTHGVVAEEQMSALAMAIFLRGMDSAEISRWTGAMIASGERLSLSVSRPTVDKHSTGGVGDKITLPLAPLVAACGAAVPQLSGRGLGHTGGTLDKLESIPGWRASLSTAEIARQLEDVGAVVCAATSGLAPADKKLYALRDVTSTVESIPLIASSIMSKKIAEGASGLVLDVKFGSGAFMKTLDQARTLASTLTSIGVAHGVPTTALLTDMNVPLGRAVGNAVEVAESVSVLQGGGPSDVVELTLALAREMLALAGISTDPAEVLASGEAYETWCRMISAQGGDPAAPLPKPSHIHTVVAPASGVLASLDAYAVGVASWRLGAGRARKEDPVQAAAGVLCLAKPGEPVTEGEPLLELHTDTPSAVPAALAALEGGFTVASAAPAPSPIVRETIHGTV; encoded by the coding sequence CTGCGCGCGTTCTCGGCAGTAGACGTGATTCGTGCGAAGCGGGACGGCGGCCGGCTGTCTGACGAGCAGATCGACTGGGTCGTCGACGCCTACACCCACGGTGTGGTCGCCGAGGAGCAGATGTCGGCGCTGGCGATGGCGATCTTCCTGCGGGGTATGGACTCCGCGGAGATCTCCCGCTGGACCGGCGCGATGATCGCGTCGGGGGAGCGGCTCTCGCTCTCCGTCTCGCGGCCGACCGTCGACAAGCACTCGACGGGCGGTGTCGGCGACAAGATCACGCTGCCGCTCGCGCCGCTGGTGGCCGCGTGCGGCGCGGCGGTGCCGCAGCTGTCCGGGCGCGGGCTCGGGCACACCGGCGGCACACTCGACAAGCTGGAGTCCATCCCCGGCTGGCGCGCTTCGCTGTCCACAGCGGAGATCGCGCGTCAGCTGGAGGACGTCGGCGCGGTGGTCTGCGCGGCGACGTCCGGGCTAGCCCCGGCGGACAAGAAGCTGTACGCGCTGCGGGACGTCACCTCGACGGTCGAGTCGATCCCGCTGATCGCCAGCTCGATCATGAGCAAGAAGATCGCCGAAGGCGCGTCCGGGCTGGTCCTGGACGTGAAGTTCGGGTCCGGCGCGTTCATGAAGACGCTCGATCAGGCGCGTACGCTCGCCTCGACGTTGACCTCGATCGGCGTCGCGCACGGTGTGCCGACGACGGCGCTGCTGACCGACATGAACGTCCCGCTCGGGCGCGCGGTCGGCAACGCGGTCGAGGTCGCGGAGTCGGTTTCCGTCTTGCAGGGTGGTGGCCCGTCGGACGTCGTCGAGCTGACCCTGGCGCTGGCCCGGGAGATGCTGGCGCTGGCGGGGATCTCCACGGACCCGGCCGAGGTGCTCGCGTCGGGCGAGGCGTACGAGACGTGGTGCCGGATGATCTCGGCCCAGGGCGGCGACCCGGCGGCGCCGTTGCCGAAGCCGTCGCACATCCACACGGTGGTCGCCCCGGCTTCCGGGGTGCTGGCTTCGCTGGACGCGTACGCGGTGGGCGTCGCGTCGTGGCGGCTGGGCGCGGGCCGGGCCCGCAAGGAGGATCCGGTCCAGGCCGCGGCGGGTGTGCTGTGCCTGGCCAAGCCCGGCGAGCCCGTCACCGAGGGTGAGCCGCTGCTGGAACTGCACACGGACACGCCTTCCGCGGTCCCCGCGGCCCTGGCGGCCCTCGAAGGCGGCTTCACGGTGGCCTCCGCGGCCCCCGCCCCGTCGCCGATCGTCCGGGAGACGATCCACGGCACGGTGTGA
- a CDS encoding PA containing protein: MTTDNHIAAPSFDRMRNMLVRAAEVRESEQQQIFDALDDIYARLAPVDSLGAVRKRLSEMPDRTEVSVLAERLDETMSRLEAQDNAIAALTRAVESIVDKLAKPFAQLDGRLDGMASRFEGVAGRMDGLEDKLQNIHRRIDEVGGHLDKQDAKLDSIPQSVLGPVRERIEQSEASLRDRVDHADHELRNKVDELSRVTQERIGELDRVTGERIGANTEALKVALTETGEMIDASDRLEKLGNRLETVTTRLDDLAGRLDKVEDGFLSGIGDLDGALKAGLSKVEGTLSKQPDTDSLDSLVRKSNDESVRRIGGQLDEAMATFAELMLGGGPAVQQISPPPPAPRQPRRSSRNGRAPKPADAKAKPGEGPEEPTE, from the coding sequence GTGACCACTGACAACCACATTGCCGCCCCGTCCTTCGACCGGATGCGCAACATGCTGGTGCGCGCGGCCGAAGTGCGTGAGAGCGAGCAGCAGCAGATCTTCGACGCGCTCGACGACATCTACGCCCGCCTCGCGCCGGTGGACTCGCTGGGCGCGGTCCGCAAGCGGCTCTCCGAGATGCCCGACCGCACCGAGGTCAGCGTCCTGGCCGAGCGCCTCGACGAGACGATGTCCCGGCTGGAGGCCCAGGACAACGCCATCGCCGCGCTGACCCGCGCCGTCGAGAGCATCGTCGACAAGCTGGCCAAGCCGTTCGCGCAGCTCGACGGCCGCCTGGACGGCATGGCCTCGCGCTTCGAGGGCGTCGCGGGCCGGATGGACGGACTCGAGGACAAGCTCCAGAACATCCACCGCCGGATCGACGAGGTCGGCGGCCACCTCGACAAGCAGGACGCGAAGCTCGACTCGATCCCGCAGTCGGTGCTCGGCCCGGTCCGCGAGCGGATCGAGCAGAGCGAGGCGTCGCTGCGCGACCGCGTCGACCACGCCGACCACGAGCTGCGGAACAAGGTCGACGAGCTGAGCCGCGTCACGCAGGAGCGGATCGGCGAGCTGGACCGCGTCACCGGCGAGCGGATCGGCGCGAACACCGAGGCGCTCAAGGTCGCGCTGACCGAGACCGGCGAGATGATCGACGCCTCGGACCGCCTGGAGAAGCTCGGCAACCGCCTCGAGACGGTCACCACCCGCCTCGACGACCTGGCCGGCCGCCTCGACAAGGTGGAAGACGGCTTCCTGTCCGGCATCGGCGACCTCGACGGCGCGCTCAAGGCCGGGCTGTCCAAGGTCGAGGGCACGCTGTCCAAGCAGCCGGACACCGACTCGCTCGACTCGCTGGTGCGCAAGAGCAACGACGAGAGCGTCCGCCGCATCGGCGGCCAGCTCGACGAGGCGATGGCGACGTTCGCGGAGCTCATGCTCGGCGGCGGCCCCGCCGTGCAGCAGATCTCGCCCCCGCCGCCGGCCCCGCGCCAGCCGCGTCGCAGCTCCCGCAACGGCCGCGCCCCGAAGCCGGCCGACGCCAAGGCCAAGCCGGGCGAAGGCCCGGAAGAGCCCACAGAGTAA
- a CDS encoding adenosine deaminase — MSDETPVLPIETLRRAPKVLLHDHLDGGLRPATVAELADATGYAGLPTSDPAELGSWFRQAADSGSLVSYLETFAHTCGVMQTEEALVRVAAEAVEDLAADGVVYAEVRYAPELFVERGLSLDTVVEAVQAGFTEGTQRVAAAGGSIRIGTLLCAMRQHARALEIANLAVRYRDAGVVGFDIAGPEDGFPPTRNLDAFEYLRQNNAHFTIHAGEAFGLPSIWEAIQHCGAERLGHGVRIIEDIKSDADGTVHLGRLAAYVRDRRIPLEICPTSNVQTGAARSIAEHPIGLLAKLRFRVTVNTDNRLMSGCTMTSEFAALHETFGYDLDELRWFTINAMKSAFIDFDSRLALIDDVIKPGYAALR, encoded by the coding sequence ATGTCCGACGAAACCCCTGTTCTGCCCATCGAGACGCTCCGCCGCGCGCCCAAGGTGCTGCTGCACGACCACCTGGACGGCGGGCTGCGGCCCGCCACCGTGGCCGAGCTCGCCGACGCCACCGGTTATGCCGGCCTGCCCACCAGCGACCCCGCCGAGCTGGGCAGCTGGTTCCGCCAAGCGGCGGACTCCGGCTCACTCGTCTCCTACCTCGAGACGTTCGCGCACACCTGCGGGGTGATGCAAACGGAGGAAGCCCTGGTCAGAGTCGCCGCGGAAGCTGTCGAAGACCTGGCCGCCGACGGCGTCGTCTACGCCGAGGTGCGCTACGCACCGGAGTTGTTCGTCGAACGCGGTCTGTCACTCGATACGGTGGTCGAGGCTGTCCAGGCGGGGTTCACGGAGGGCACACAGCGTGTGGCCGCGGCCGGCGGTTCGATCCGGATCGGGACGTTGCTCTGCGCGATGCGCCAGCACGCCCGGGCCCTCGAGATCGCGAACCTGGCCGTCCGCTACCGCGACGCCGGCGTCGTCGGGTTCGACATCGCCGGCCCGGAAGACGGATTCCCGCCGACCCGCAATCTCGACGCTTTCGAGTATTTGCGGCAGAACAATGCGCATTTCACCATTCACGCCGGTGAAGCGTTCGGTCTTCCGTCCATTTGGGAGGCGATTCAGCACTGCGGTGCCGAACGGCTCGGGCACGGCGTGCGGATCATCGAGGACATCAAGAGTGACGCCGACGGCACGGTCCACCTTGGACGGTTGGCCGCCTATGTCCGCGACCGCCGCATCCCGCTGGAGATCTGCCCGACGTCGAACGTCCAAACAGGCGCCGCGCGCTCGATCGCCGAGCACCCCATCGGCCTGCTGGCGAAGCTGCGCTTCCGGGTGACCGTCAACACGGACAACCGGCTGATGAGCGGATGCACGATGACCAGCGAATTCGCCGCGCTGCACGAGACCTTCGGCTATGACCTGGACGAGCTGCGCTGGTTCACGATCAATGCGATGAAATCCGCCTTCATAGATTTCGACTCCCGGCTCGCGCTGATCGACGACGTGATCAAGCCCGGGTACGCCGCCCTGCGCTGA
- a CDS encoding MFS transporter: MAQVKGGSIEQVQASSRRWLILALGLAAQTASCSFLYGIPFLVPAMRAAEGLTLAQAGTVVAAPSIGLLLTLIVWGAAADRYGERLIMALGLGASGLLLVYAGLGAHSVGLLFGVFLAAGACSASVNAASGRVVMGWFAKSERGVAMGIRQTAQPLGVGVAALGLPPLAAHFGFRAAVLLPAGLAIVVALLVAWLVTDPPRPPKPATGEKPPSPYWHATLWRVHGASALLVVPQFAVSAFAPVYLVAVQHWSALSAGWYLAVVQILGAAGRLGSGWWSDRVGSRLRPMRQLAFASCAVMLLVALGDATWPWLVLLAVALAGIITVADNGLGFTASAELAGLAWSGRAMGTQNTGQNIAASLTPPLLGLVIGDSRYALAFCVAAIFPALAIAVVPVRAERTTED; the protein is encoded by the coding sequence ATGGCGCAGGTCAAGGGCGGGTCGATCGAGCAGGTGCAGGCGAGCTCACGACGGTGGCTCATCCTCGCGCTCGGTCTTGCCGCCCAGACCGCGAGCTGTTCGTTCCTCTACGGCATCCCGTTCCTGGTCCCGGCGATGCGGGCGGCCGAGGGGCTGACACTGGCCCAGGCCGGCACGGTCGTCGCGGCCCCCAGCATCGGGTTGTTGCTCACCCTGATCGTGTGGGGCGCGGCTGCGGACCGTTACGGAGAGCGCCTGATCATGGCCCTCGGCCTGGGGGCTTCAGGGTTACTCCTGGTATATGCCGGGCTCGGCGCTCACTCCGTCGGGCTGCTCTTCGGGGTGTTCCTTGCTGCCGGAGCGTGTTCGGCGTCAGTGAACGCGGCGAGCGGCCGGGTCGTCATGGGCTGGTTCGCGAAGTCCGAGCGCGGGGTCGCGATGGGGATCCGCCAGACGGCCCAGCCGCTGGGGGTCGGCGTCGCCGCGCTCGGGCTGCCGCCCCTGGCCGCGCACTTCGGGTTCCGCGCGGCCGTGCTGCTGCCGGCCGGGCTGGCGATCGTCGTCGCGCTGCTCGTGGCCTGGCTCGTCACGGACCCGCCGCGGCCGCCCAAGCCGGCAACGGGGGAGAAGCCGCCTTCGCCGTACTGGCACGCGACGCTGTGGCGGGTGCACGGCGCGAGCGCGCTGCTGGTGGTCCCGCAGTTCGCCGTCTCGGCCTTCGCGCCCGTGTACCTGGTCGCGGTGCAGCACTGGAGCGCGCTGTCCGCGGGCTGGTACCTGGCGGTGGTCCAGATCCTGGGGGCGGCGGGCCGGCTCGGGTCGGGCTGGTGGTCCGACCGCGTCGGCAGCCGGCTGCGCCCGATGCGGCAGCTCGCGTTCGCCAGCTGCGCGGTGATGCTGCTGGTGGCACTGGGCGACGCGACGTGGCCGTGGCTGGTGCTGCTCGCGGTGGCACTGGCCGGGATCATCACGGTCGCCGACAACGGCCTCGGCTTCACCGCGTCGGCCGAGCTGGCCGGCCTGGCGTGGTCGGGCCGCGCGATGGGCACGCAGAACACGGGCCAGAACATCGCGGCGTCCCTGACCCCGCCCCTGCTGGGCCTGGTGATCGGCGACAGCCGCTACGCGCTGGCCTTCTGCGTCGCGGCGATCTTCCCGGCCCTGGCGATAGCGGTGGTCCCGGTCCGCGCGGAGCGCACCACAGAGGACTGA
- a CDS encoding primosomal protein translates to MAQDIIPIELGLPQGDVVTLWAPRWREDGEEWEAFLGDEDDLYAFPDAAHLAAFVRTSERHDLLDHPAWDAVPSLNVPELIPDEDHTYDLVGVPELVAEEPDIWHIAELAEIIGIVRSLADVCDLEEVHEILDSTEGFSLLDQGTLPFTGSVGVQVWNDLSETVSQKWDTVLDAIDGLVTAPDVDEKVLEQTAEELAAFHEESAEAEAGAEGEEDLEAIDSADADDDAEDEEDEGPVGFWAEVGIDPIKIITSGAEYYTLRCYLDDSPVFLGSEGEIDVYTTEKALARALADGKDLADTDLADVSTWEEVLAKATAGELEIEVDQENTYVLSGIDADIAEGPEAIDPTQLELAVELITDAADWAGDDTAETALASNESLGWLVSFVLRPDPTRLEPSAPFDAEQGSWRKLVETFENRLTVA, encoded by the coding sequence ATGGCACAGGACATCATCCCGATCGAACTCGGCCTGCCGCAGGGTGACGTCGTCACCTTGTGGGCGCCGCGCTGGCGGGAGGACGGCGAGGAGTGGGAGGCGTTCCTCGGCGACGAGGACGACCTGTACGCGTTCCCGGACGCCGCCCACCTGGCGGCGTTCGTGCGCACCTCCGAGCGGCACGACCTGCTGGATCACCCGGCGTGGGACGCGGTTCCGTCGCTGAACGTCCCGGAGCTGATCCCGGACGAGGACCACACGTACGACCTCGTCGGCGTGCCCGAGCTCGTCGCCGAAGAGCCGGACATCTGGCACATCGCGGAGCTCGCCGAGATCATCGGCATCGTGCGGTCGCTCGCCGACGTCTGCGACCTCGAAGAGGTCCACGAGATCCTCGACTCGACCGAGGGCTTCTCGCTGCTCGACCAGGGCACCCTCCCGTTCACCGGGAGTGTCGGCGTCCAGGTGTGGAACGACCTGTCCGAGACGGTGTCGCAGAAGTGGGACACCGTGCTGGACGCGATCGACGGCCTGGTGACCGCGCCCGACGTCGACGAGAAGGTCCTGGAGCAGACCGCCGAGGAGCTGGCGGCGTTCCACGAGGAGTCCGCGGAGGCCGAGGCCGGCGCCGAGGGTGAAGAGGACCTCGAGGCGATCGACTCCGCCGACGCGGATGACGACGCCGAAGACGAAGAGGACGAAGGTCCGGTCGGCTTCTGGGCCGAGGTCGGCATCGACCCGATCAAGATCATCACCTCCGGCGCGGAGTACTACACGCTGCGCTGCTACCTCGACGACTCGCCGGTGTTCCTCGGCAGCGAGGGCGAGATCGACGTCTACACGACCGAGAAGGCGCTGGCGCGGGCCCTGGCCGACGGCAAGGACCTCGCCGACACCGACCTCGCCGACGTGTCCACGTGGGAAGAGGTGCTGGCGAAGGCCACGGCCGGCGAGCTCGAGATCGAGGTCGACCAGGAGAACACCTACGTCCTGTCCGGCATCGACGCCGACATCGCGGAAGGCCCGGAGGCGATCGACCCGACCCAGCTCGAGCTGGCCGTCGAGCTGATCACCGACGCGGCCGACTGGGCGGGCGACGACACGGCCGAGACCGCACTGGCGAGCAACGAAAGCCTGGGCTGGCTGGTCTCGTTCGTCCTGCGCCCGGACCCGACGCGCCTCGAGCCGAGCGCCCCGTTCGACGCGGAGCAGGGCTCGTGGCGCAAGCTGGTGGAGACGTTCGAAAACCGCCTCACCGTCGCCTGA
- a CDS encoding DEAD/DEAH box helicase yields MTLTDLLPADPDPDTLFEAFTTWTAERGIELYPAQEEAVMEVVSGSNVILSTPTGSGKSLVAVGAHFTALAQGRRSYYTAPIKALVSEKFFQLIEIFGADNVGMMTGDSAVNPDAPIICCTAEILANIALRFGADAPVGQVVADEFHFYSEPDRGWAWQVPILELPKAQFVLMSATLGDVSFFEKDLTRRTGKPTAVVTSVQRPVPLTFRYALTPLHETMSELLNGGQAPVYVVHFSQAAAIERAQTLMSINVTTKAEKEAIAELLGDFRFSAGFGKTLSRLVRHGIGVHHAGMLPKYRRLVETLAQSGLLKVICGTDTLGVGINVPIRTVVFSALTKYDGVRQRHLKAREFHQIAGRAGRAGYDTDGYVVVQAPDHVVENAKALEKAGDDPKKKKKIVRKKAPEGFVNWTESTFDRLIAAEPEPLTSSFKVTHSMLLNVISRPGNAFDSMRHLLEDNHEDRASQRKLILRAIAIYRALLSAGVVERLPEPDEQGRIVRLTVDLQFDFALNQPLSPFALAAIELFDLESPSYPLDVVSTVESTVDNPRPVLSQQQFKARGEAVNAMKAEGIEYDERMELLENVSYPKPLEELLQGAFHSYRQGHPWVDDYELSPKSVVRDMYERAMNFVEYIGFYQLARSEGLVLRYLADTYDALRHTVPDEAKTEPLQDLIEWLGELVRQVDSSLLDEWEALRHPGDVTAEGLSSRPPAEPPAVTRNERAFRVLVRNELFRRVELFGRRAWNVLGELDAASGWDAEAWEDAIEDYFEEYDALGTGPDARGPALIIIEQLPDVWKVRQIFDDPAGDHDWGISAEIDLAASDEAGSAVVRVIAVGAH; encoded by the coding sequence ATGACTCTCACAGACCTCCTGCCTGCGGATCCCGACCCCGACACCCTCTTCGAAGCCTTCACGACCTGGACGGCCGAACGGGGCATCGAGCTGTACCCGGCGCAGGAGGAGGCGGTGATGGAGGTCGTCTCCGGATCGAACGTCATCCTCTCGACGCCGACCGGCTCCGGGAAGAGCCTCGTCGCCGTCGGCGCGCACTTCACCGCGCTCGCCCAGGGCCGCCGCAGCTACTACACCGCGCCCATCAAAGCCCTGGTGTCGGAGAAGTTCTTCCAGCTCATCGAGATCTTCGGGGCGGACAACGTCGGGATGATGACCGGCGACTCCGCCGTCAACCCGGACGCGCCGATCATCTGCTGCACGGCCGAAATCCTGGCGAACATCGCGTTGCGGTTCGGGGCCGACGCTCCCGTCGGGCAGGTCGTGGCCGACGAGTTCCACTTCTACTCCGAGCCCGACCGCGGCTGGGCGTGGCAGGTGCCGATCCTCGAACTGCCCAAGGCCCAGTTCGTCCTGATGTCGGCGACCCTGGGCGACGTGTCCTTCTTCGAGAAGGACCTCACCCGCCGCACCGGGAAGCCGACGGCGGTGGTGACGTCGGTGCAGCGCCCGGTGCCGCTGACCTTCCGGTACGCCCTGACCCCGCTGCACGAGACCATGTCCGAGCTGCTCAACGGCGGCCAGGCGCCGGTCTACGTCGTGCACTTCTCGCAGGCCGCGGCCATCGAGCGGGCGCAGACGCTGATGAGCATCAACGTCACGACCAAGGCGGAGAAGGAGGCCATCGCCGAGCTGCTCGGCGACTTCCGGTTCTCCGCCGGCTTCGGCAAGACGCTCTCGCGGCTGGTCCGCCACGGCATCGGCGTGCACCACGCCGGCATGCTGCCGAAGTACCGCCGATTGGTCGAGACCTTGGCGCAGTCCGGGCTGCTCAAGGTGATCTGCGGGACCGACACCCTCGGCGTCGGCATCAACGTACCGATCAGGACAGTGGTCTTCTCCGCGCTGACGAAGTACGACGGCGTCCGCCAGCGCCACCTCAAGGCGCGCGAGTTCCACCAGATCGCCGGCCGCGCCGGCCGGGCGGGCTACGACACCGACGGCTACGTCGTCGTCCAGGCGCCCGACCACGTCGTCGAGAACGCGAAGGCGCTGGAGAAGGCGGGCGACGACCCGAAGAAGAAAAAGAAGATCGTCCGGAAGAAGGCGCCGGAGGGCTTCGTCAACTGGACCGAGAGCACGTTCGACCGGCTGATCGCGGCCGAGCCCGAGCCGCTGACGTCCAGCTTCAAGGTCACGCACTCGATGCTGCTGAACGTGATCTCGCGACCGGGCAACGCGTTCGACTCCATGCGGCACCTGCTGGAGGACAACCACGAGGACCGCGCGTCGCAGCGCAAGCTCATCCTGCGCGCCATCGCGATCTACCGCGCGCTGCTGTCCGCCGGCGTCGTCGAGCGGCTGCCCGAGCCCGACGAGCAGGGCCGGATCGTCCGGCTCACCGTCGACCTGCAGTTCGACTTCGCGCTCAACCAGCCGCTTTCGCCGTTCGCGCTGGCCGCGATCGAGCTGTTCGACCTGGAGTCCCCGAGCTACCCGCTCGACGTCGTGTCCACTGTGGAATCCACTGTGGACAACCCGCGGCCGGTGCTGTCGCAGCAGCAGTTCAAGGCACGCGGCGAGGCCGTGAACGCCATGAAGGCCGAGGGCATCGAGTACGACGAGCGGATGGAGCTGCTCGAGAACGTCTCGTACCCGAAGCCGCTGGAAGAGCTGCTGCAGGGCGCGTTCCACAGCTACCGGCAGGGCCACCCGTGGGTCGACGACTACGAGCTGTCGCCAAAGTCGGTCGTGCGCGACATGTACGAGCGCGCGATGAACTTCGTCGAGTACATCGGCTTCTACCAGCTCGCCCGGTCCGAAGGCCTGGTGCTGCGCTACCTCGCGGACACCTACGACGCGCTGCGCCACACGGTCCCCGACGAGGCGAAGACCGAGCCGCTGCAGGACCTCATCGAATGGCTCGGCGAGCTCGTCCGGCAGGTCGACTCCAGCCTGCTCGACGAGTGGGAAGCCTTGCGGCACCCCGGAGACGTCACAGCAGAGGGCCTATCCAGCCGGCCGCCGGCCGAACCGCCCGCCGTCACACGCAACGAGCGCGCGTTCCGCGTCCTGGTGCGCAACGAGCTGTTCCGCCGGGTCGAGCTGTTCGGGCGCCGGGCGTGGAACGTGCTCGGCGAGCTGGACGCGGCGTCGGGCTGGGACGCCGAGGCCTGGGAAGACGCGATCGAGGACTACTTCGAGGAGTACGACGCGCTGGGCACCGGCCCGGACGCGCGCGGCCCGGCGCTGATCATCATCGAGCAGCTGCCGGACGTCTGGAAGGTCCGCCAGATCTTCGACGACCCGGCGGGCGACCACGACTGGGGCATCAGCGCGGAGATCGACCTGGCCGCGTCCGACGAAGCCGGCTCGGCGGTGGTCCGGGTGATCGCGGTGGGCGCGCACTAG
- a CDS encoding C45 family peptidase, whose protein sequence is MAATVVEHQVGDVRWTIVRGPRDAAFRELGAYAADDIRTVLDGLPSWPVAGRARRSPVLFRAIESASQVEHPDAYAELTALALGAGVPFDDLLLANLRGDLGTGDGTGCTDFAWVGARSLLGHNEDGAPVFDGLGRLLTLLIDGEPGVCVWWYPGFLPANTFTLTTHGLVWGIDSVKVVAPSPCAGRHFLARSAQRAATVAEAVSLLRSHASAGGFAYTMGQLGSAGVTVVEKAGHETAVTTVGSGLSWHTNHFRQLPPSLDAADEESLNRAEVCAHLTPVAPDAKWLADTLTTDVHRDATAGDPLLTLSTLVTDLADGTVTLIPRGGAPLRARASDLAAGNVSAVG, encoded by the coding sequence ATGGCGGCGACGGTCGTGGAGCACCAGGTCGGTGACGTGCGCTGGACGATCGTCCGCGGTCCGCGCGACGCCGCCTTCCGTGAACTGGGCGCGTATGCGGCCGACGACATCCGGACCGTCCTCGACGGACTGCCGTCCTGGCCGGTCGCCGGACGGGCACGGCGGTCGCCGGTGCTGTTCCGGGCGATCGAATCGGCGTCGCAGGTCGAGCACCCGGACGCCTACGCCGAACTGACCGCGTTGGCTCTCGGCGCCGGGGTGCCGTTCGACGACCTGCTGCTGGCCAACCTGCGTGGCGACCTGGGCACCGGCGACGGCACCGGCTGCACCGACTTCGCGTGGGTCGGCGCCCGGAGCCTGCTCGGCCACAACGAAGACGGCGCGCCGGTGTTCGACGGCCTCGGCCGCCTGCTGACCCTGCTGATCGACGGCGAACCCGGCGTCTGCGTCTGGTGGTACCCGGGTTTCCTGCCGGCCAACACGTTCACGCTCACCACGCATGGACTGGTGTGGGGGATCGACAGCGTCAAGGTCGTCGCGCCGTCGCCGTGCGCCGGGCGGCACTTCCTGGCGCGGTCGGCGCAACGGGCCGCCACCGTGGCGGAAGCGGTGTCGCTGCTGCGCTCGCACGCTTCCGCCGGCGGGTTCGCGTACACGATGGGCCAGCTCGGTTCGGCCGGGGTGACGGTGGTCGAGAAGGCGGGCCACGAGACGGCCGTGACCACTGTGGGCAGTGGGCTTTCCTGGCACACCAACCACTTCCGCCAGCTGCCGCCGAGCCTCGACGCGGCCGACGAGGAGAGCCTGAACCGTGCCGAGGTCTGCGCGCACCTGACGCCGGTCGCCCCGGACGCGAAGTGGCTGGCGGACACGCTGACGACCGACGTGCACCGCGACGCCACCGCCGGCGACCCGTTGCTGACGTTGAGCACGCTGGTCACGGACTTGGCCGACGGCACGGTGACGCTCATCCCGCGCGGCGGCGCACCCCTGCGGGCGCGGGCTTCGGACCTCGCGGCAGGCAACGTCTCAGCCGTCGGCTGA
- a CDS encoding NADPH-dependent F420 reductase, whose protein sequence is MRIGIFGTGAMATALGTRWADAGHELRVAGRGRWAEVAAFADALLLAIPADAVFEVLPKAGPLGGKVLVDCTNQPGPTGTEPPSGTPVATRIAAAAPDAHVVKAFNLAPADVWREPPATLTVPLCGDDPAALDAVRTLVRDVGCTPVPGGGLDRAHLLEATAAFAIGLWFAGEDAQAILVSADG, encoded by the coding sequence ATGCGGATCGGGATCTTCGGCACGGGCGCGATGGCGACAGCCTTGGGCACGCGCTGGGCGGACGCCGGCCACGAGCTGCGAGTGGCCGGCCGTGGCAGGTGGGCGGAGGTGGCGGCGTTCGCGGACGCGCTGCTCCTGGCGATCCCCGCGGACGCCGTCTTCGAAGTCCTGCCGAAAGCGGGTCCCCTGGGCGGAAAGGTCCTGGTGGACTGCACCAACCAGCCCGGCCCGACCGGCACCGAGCCCCCGTCCGGCACCCCGGTGGCGACCCGGATCGCGGCCGCCGCGCCGGACGCGCACGTCGTCAAGGCGTTCAACCTGGCCCCGGCCGACGTCTGGCGCGAGCCGCCCGCGACGCTCACGGTCCCGCTCTGCGGCGACGACCCGGCGGCCCTCGACGCGGTCCGCACGCTGGTCCGCGACGTCGGCTGCACCCCGGTCCCCGGCGGCGGCCTGGACCGCGCACACCTGCTGGAGGCGACGGCGGCGTTCGCCATCGGCCTGTGGTTCGCGGGCGAAGACGCCCAGGCGATCCTGGTTTCAGCCGACGGCTGA
- a CDS encoding winged helix-turn-helix transcriptional regulator, which yields MDFLADCRTRLAFDLVANTWNPVVLWALRHGPRRHGELRRTIGGISAKVLTETVRRLETDGLLDRSEDAYVLTPLGETLLEPIEGFGRWAAEHGDDVVAAQNRARPA from the coding sequence ATGGACTTTCTCGCCGACTGCCGCACGCGGCTCGCGTTCGACCTGGTGGCCAACACGTGGAACCCGGTGGTGCTGTGGGCGCTGCGGCACGGACCGCGCCGGCACGGCGAACTGCGTCGCACGATCGGCGGGATCAGCGCCAAGGTGCTCACGGAAACCGTGCGGCGCCTGGAGACCGACGGCCTCCTCGATCGCTCCGAAGACGCCTACGTCCTCACACCGCTGGGGGAGACACTGCTGGAGCCGATCGAGGGCTTCGGGCGGTGGGCGGCTGAGCACGGCGACGACGTCGTCGCCGCTCAAAACCGAGCACGACCAGCGTGA